The genomic stretch AGCAAAGTCTGTGTATTTCACAGCTCCCTGCCTTACCTGCCGTGAAGGAGGAATATCGATCCGTCCGTCCGGGTAAGTATAGGGGCGGTGATTGCTGACAGTCATTATGTGTGAGAAGAAAGGCTTACCGCTGCTGTGATTGGAATCCAGTATGTTCAGGGCCAGGGTAAATAGGTCTTCATCAGCTACTCCCCAGATATTCTGGTAATGTACACGCTCCGGTGGTATGGCGGACCGGTCAATGACCTGGTAGCCATTGCTGCCAAAGAATGTTTTCATGTTATCAAAATAGCTATAGCCTCCATACAGGTATTGGGTGATGTACCCTTTGGAACGAAAAACACTTCCTAATGAGAACAGGTGGCCGTTGTCCGGGCGTTTTACAATGCTCTGTCCCGGAGTGGGCGGAATAGACAGGGATAAGGCCTCCAATCCTCTCACTGTCCTGGTGCCCGATGCATACAGTTTGGTAAAGAACAGGCTATGGGATGCCAGTGAGTCAAGGTAGGGCGTAATATGCTCTTTGTTGCCAAATGCCTCCATGAAATCGGCGCTAAGGCTTTCTACGCTGATCAGGACCACATTCCATTTCCGGTCCGGACCATCGTAGCTGATCTGTCTTTCTATGCTGTAGGGATCCTGTCCAATAAAATGCGTATGGGGTCCCTGCAGCTGCTGTCTTACAATGCTGAAGCTGGCAGCGTCGTCTATTGTCCGGTAAAACCTGAAATAATCCAGCTCATTCTGGCCGAAGGCTACCGTAAACTCATAGAGGCCGTTGCCTGCCAATGAATTGGCATACTCATTACGGCTGAAGTGATGCCATCGCTCATTAACCCCGTACCAGGCCATTACCGGCAGCAACAGCAGCCCGATGGCTACCAGGGTCCTTTTCAGAAAAGGCATTGGCGTATTGACTGTGGCGTAAACAGCCTTCCTGCCTGACCAGGCTACGGTCAGTGTTGTAATGACCACTGCGCTGATAATTGTGGTCATGGGATAGGACTCTGATATATTGCCCAGCACTTCAGTGGTATATACCAGGTAATCTACCGCAATGAAGTTGTACCGCGTGGAAAATTCCTGCCAGAAGAACCATTCGCTGACAGCGTTGAACAGCAGCAGGAATGCCACAAGGAAAAAACTGAACTTCAGTACGCCCTGGCGCCATTTTAGGCGAAAGGAATAGGGCAGGTAACAAAGGGAAAGATAAATGGCAAACCGGATGATGATATAGCTGACTAGTGCGGTATGCAGTTCCGGGCTGAAGTCCCTGGGGACTATATTGGTTAAAAGCAGGAGCAATACAGCCGCCGTAAACAATACGCAAACAACCGGGATGATCTTTTTATTGTATATATGGTCATTCTGCCACCAGATATGTAATACAAAAGGCACAATGATGAAAGTGGCTACAATGAGGTCATAGAGTATTCCGATCAAAAAAGCCCCGGCTCCCTGCCATACGCCTATTCCGTTATCATGGGTAGAAAGTAATAAGACAACACGGGTAATGAATGAAATGGCGAGGAAAAAGATTGCCAGTACCCATACCAGGGAATACCTGTTGCGAAAGAGATCCTTCATTAGTGGCCGTGTTTGATCAAGGGGCAAATGTGTTGACCAATTCTGTAGGAATTTTGAAGGTCCGTGCCATGGACTGCTGACCTTCTGCCGGCGTCAGGAACATTGGAGTATACGTAGGTGATCTGGCTGAGTGGAAAAAAAACAATATGGCAGAAAATGACGGAATTCTGTCATTCCGGACAAGGTCATAACGGAGTAATTTTGAGTATTAAATTAAAGGTTATGATCAAAGTTGCTATCAATGGATTTGGCCGGATCGGACGTCTGGCCTTCCGCGAGATCACAGAAAATAAAGAACTGGAAATTGTTGCTATCAATGACCTGAGTGCGCCTTCCATGCTGGCCTATCTCTTGAAATACGATTCCGTACAGGGCCGGTTTACAAAGAATGTCAGTCATACTGATCAATCACTCATTGTTGACGGAAAAGAAATTACCGTACTGGCCGAAAGGGATCCCCGCAAACTGCCCTGGGCAAAACTGCAGGTGGATCTTGTCCTGGAATGTACCGGTATTTTTGAGTCCCGGGAAAAGGCTTCGGCCCACCTGGAAGCAGGAGCCAGAAAGGTGATCATATCTGCCCCTTCGGATAAGGAGGTGAAGACTATTGTGTACAATGTCAACCACCAGGTGCTGGATAGTGCTGACACCCTGATCAGCTGTGCTTCCTGTACCACCAACTGCCTGGCGCCGATGGCTAAAGTGTTGAATGATACGTTTGGTATTGTGGGCGGTCAGATGACCACCATCCATGCCTATACCAACTCGCAGCCTTTAATGGATACGCCTGATCCCAAGCTGGGCTATCGCAAGTCGAGGGCTGCGGCCGACAGCATTGTGCCCTATACCACCGGCGCCGCCAAAGCCATTGGCCTGGTAGTGCCCGAGCTGAACGGCAAGCTGGATGGCTCTTCCCAGCGGGTGCCCACGCATTCCGGCTCTGTGGTGGAACTGTTCACCATGCTGGAGAAAAAAGTAACAGTAGAGGAGGTCAACGCCACTATGCAGGCGGCAGCCAATGAATCTTTTGGGTATACCGAGGATCCGATTGTATCTGCAGATGTCATTGGCATGCATTATGGCTCCCTGTTTGATGGCACCCAGACAAAAATTGTAACTGTGGGAGACAGGCAGCTGGTGAAAACTGTTTCCTGGTACGATAACGAGATGTCCTTTGTATCGCAGATGGTAAGGACTGCGGCCTATTTTGGTAGTTTATAAAAAAACTAC from Candidatus Pseudobacter hemicellulosilyticus encodes the following:
- a CDS encoding LTA synthase family protein, producing the protein MKDLFRNRYSLVWVLAIFFLAISFITRVVLLLSTHDNGIGVWQGAGAFLIGILYDLIVATFIIVPFVLHIWWQNDHIYNKKIIPVVCVLFTAAVLLLLLTNIVPRDFSPELHTALVSYIIIRFAIYLSLCYLPYSFRLKWRQGVLKFSFFLVAFLLLFNAVSEWFFWQEFSTRYNFIAVDYLVYTTEVLGNISESYPMTTIISAVVITTLTVAWSGRKAVYATVNTPMPFLKRTLVAIGLLLLPVMAWYGVNERWHHFSRNEYANSLAGNGLYEFTVAFGQNELDYFRFYRTIDDAASFSIVRQQLQGPHTHFIGQDPYSIERQISYDGPDRKWNVVLISVESLSADFMEAFGNKEHITPYLDSLASHSLFFTKLYASGTRTVRGLEALSLSIPPTPGQSIVKRPDNGHLFSLGSVFRSKGYITQYLYGGYSYFDNMKTFFGSNGYQVIDRSAIPPERVHYQNIWGVADEDLFTLALNILDSNHSSGKPFFSHIMTVSNHRPYTYPDGRIDIPPSRQVRQGAVKYTDFAINKFLREASTRKWFDSTVFVIVADHCAGSAGSVELPVNGYHIPLLIYAPKLVVPGQVNSLMAQIDVAPTLLGLLQFNYRSKFFGQDVLNAGPDKSRAFISTYQGLGYLRNDRLVIQSPVRNVHSYITDLSSGRSIPIKTADSLVTEAIAWYQSTSWLLKRKKQSE
- the gap gene encoding type I glyceraldehyde-3-phosphate dehydrogenase, producing the protein MIKVAINGFGRIGRLAFREITENKELEIVAINDLSAPSMLAYLLKYDSVQGRFTKNVSHTDQSLIVDGKEITVLAERDPRKLPWAKLQVDLVLECTGIFESREKASAHLEAGARKVIISAPSDKEVKTIVYNVNHQVLDSADTLISCASCTTNCLAPMAKVLNDTFGIVGGQMTTIHAYTNSQPLMDTPDPKLGYRKSRAAADSIVPYTTGAAKAIGLVVPELNGKLDGSSQRVPTHSGSVVELFTMLEKKVTVEEVNATMQAAANESFGYTEDPIVSADVIGMHYGSLFDGTQTKIVTVGDRQLVKTVSWYDNEMSFVSQMVRTAAYFGSL